In one window of Mesoplodon densirostris isolate mMesDen1 chromosome 4, mMesDen1 primary haplotype, whole genome shotgun sequence DNA:
- the LOC132487798 gene encoding NF-kappa-B-activating protein-like, giving the protein MAPVSGSRSSEWEASGSGAKHRSSSKSLKPSRSSRSPRGRRSRSHSCSRSGDRNGLSHQLSGPSQGSRNQSYRSRSRSRSRQRPSAPRGAPFASASSSAYYGGYSRPYGSDKPWPSLLDKEREESLRQKRLSERERIGELGAPEVWGLSPKNPEPDSDEHTPVEDEEPKKSTTSAPTSEEEKKKSSHSKERSKKRRKKKSSKRKHKYSDDSDSDSDSETDSSDEDTKRRAKKAKKEEKKKKRRSKKYKKKKSKKSRKDSSDSSSKESQEEFLENPWKPEEPSDLIGPEAPKTLASQDDKPLNYGHALLPGEGAAMAEYVKAGKRIPRRGEIGLTSEEIASFESSGYIMSGSRHRRMEAVRLRKENQIYSAGEKRALASFNQEERRKRENKILASFREMEYRKTKGKEDK; this is encoded by the coding sequence ATGGCTCCGGTGTCTGGCTCCCGCAGCTCGGAGTGGGAGGCCTCGGGCTCCGGGGCGAAGCATCGCAGTTCGTCGAAGAGCCTTAAGCCCAGCAGATCCTCTCGCTCCCCGCGGGGCCGCCGCTCTCGCTCGCACTCTTGCTCTCGGTCCGGGGACCGGAATGGCCTTAGCCATCAACTGAGTGGCCCCAGTCAAGGCTCCCGAAACCAGTCCTACCGCTCCCGCTCGCGGTCACGCTCTCGACAGCGGCCCTCCGCGCCACGGGGCGCCCCTTTCGCTTCTGCCTCCTCGTCCGCCTATTATGGCGGCTACTCACGCCCCTACGGGAGCGACAAGCCATGGCCTAGCCTCCTGGacaaggagagggaagagagccTGCGGCAGAAGAGAttaagtgaaagagagagaattgGAGAATTGGGAGCTCCTGAAGTATGGGGACTTTCTCCAAAGAATCCAGAACCAGACTCTGATGAACATACACCAGTAGAGGACGAAGAGCCAAAGAAAAGCACCACTTCAGCTCCTacttcagaagaagaaaagaagaagtctAGTCATTCAAAAGAAAGGtccaagaaaaggaggaagaaaaaatcatctaaaagaaaacacaagtatTCTGATGATAGTGACAGTGACTCTGATTCTGAAACAGACTCCAGTGATGAAGATACAAAAAGGAGAGCAAAGAAAgccaagaaagaggaaaagaagaagaaacgcAGATcgaagaaatataagaaaaagaagtctAAGAAGAGCAGAAAAGATTCCAGTGATTCAAGTTCTAAAGAGTCCCAAGAAGAGTTTCTGGAGAATCCCTGGAAGCCTGAAGAACCCTCAGATTTGATTGGCCCAGAGGCTCCCAAAACACTTGCCTCTCAAGATGATAAACCTTTGAACTATGGCCATGCTCTGTTACCTGGGGAAGGTGCAGCTATGGCTGAATATGTAAAAGCTGGAAAACGTATCCCACGAAGAGGTGAAATTGGCTTGACAAGTGAAGAAATTGCATCATTTGAAAGCTCGGGTTACATAATGAGTGGTAGCAGGCATCGCCGAATGGAGGCTGTGCGACTGCGAAAAGAGAACCAGATCTATAGTGCTGGTGAGAAGAGAGCCCTTGCATCCTTTAACCAAGAAGAGAGacgaaagagagaaaacaagattCTGGCCAGTTTTCGAGAGATGGAATACAGAAAAACTAAAGGGAAAGAAGACAAATAA